The Aedes albopictus strain Foshan chromosome 2, AalbF5, whole genome shotgun sequence region ACACCTCTGCATGAATTGCTTGCGATCAAGTTCCCACTTTGCCCGGAATTGCTCCGGCCAGCGATGCCGGGTGTGTTCCAAGAAGCATCACACACTGCTTCACACTACTGTTGATGCACAATCCTCTTCTGGTGGTCAAACCTCCGGATATGCACAGCAAGGTTCCCAAGTGCCCCCTCAGTCGTCTTCGCAAACTCAGTCCGCTTCGCTTGCTTCCATCCAACAGCAACTCCCCTCTACCAGTACCGCCAATCAAGCTAATGTTCAGAGCGCTTCCGGCACGCCTCAATATGCTCTCGTCACACATTCCAAGGAGGTGTGTCCGGAAACCGTTTTCTTGCCTACCGCGCTCGTGAACATCCGAGATGGTAGGGGCCGTATCAAGGTTGCACGTTGTTTGTTGGACTGTGCGTCTCAACGCAATTTCATTTCTGGAGCACTTTGCGAACGACTGCAGCTTCCTCGTACCCGTCTACCGCAAGCAATCGCCATTAGTGGAATAGGGAACACGTCCGCCTCTGTCGAATATCAAACCACCGTAACGCTGATGTCTCGAGTTGCGCCGTTCTCGCTGAACAGTGCCATGTTGGTGCTCCCGTCTATAACTGTAAAGCTGCCACAATCCACGGTGGATACTTGTCACTGGTCAATCCCTCCACACATCGATCTCGCTGACCCCACCTTCGCGGTATCCGGCAACATCGATATTATTCTGGGCGCCGCACATTTCTTCCAAATTCTTCGTTACGGACGAATAAATCTCGGGGATCAACTTCCGCTGCTGCAGAATACGGAGTTCGGATGGGTCATATCCGGAGAATGCCTATTGGATGGTCACGATCACGCGAATCCTCGCTACTGTAGATTCAGCAATCCGTGTATCATCGAGGAGCTGGTCAACCGTTTTTGGCAGCTCGAAGAAGTCCAAGACAACCGAGGCTGGTCTCCGTCCGAACGGTTCTGCGAGGAACACTTCGCCCAGAATACCACGAGAAACACAGAAGGTCGCTACGTCGTGAAGCTACCCAAGCGTGAAGAACTCCTCATGCAGCTGAAGGACAACCGGTACAACGCAACCCGTCGTTTCTATTCCCTTGAACGGTCGTTGGAGGCAAACCCAGAGAAGAAGCGAATGTACCACCAGTTTATCGAAGAGTACGTGCGGCTTCATCATATGCGGGAGATCGGCCCTGATGAAGCGGATGACCAGCCACAATACTTCCTGCCGCACCATGCCGTCATGAAGCTTGACAGTTCCACAACCAAGCTCCGTACCGTTTTCGACGCTTCGTGCCGCTCAAAGTCAGGGCTTTCGTTGAATGACCTTCTACTTCCTGGTCCTACCATTCAGGACTCCCTGGTCAAGATCATCATGCGCTTCAGGTTCCACCAGTTCGTTGTCTCTGCCGACATCGAGAAGATGTTCCGGCAAATCCTGGTTCACCCATCGGACCAGCCGTTGCAGCGAATCGTATGGCGCGATGATCCCGATTCTCCATTGAAGACGTTCCAGCTGTGCACCGTCACATACGGTACCAACAGCGCACCGTTCCTATCGACCAGGGTGCTCCAGAAGCTTGCAGACGATGAAGAAGCACAATTTCCACTGGCCGCTCCATTCCTCCGTGATGACTTCTACGTCGACAATCTCCTTTCTGGTTCGGATGACGAAAGCTCTCTCGCCGTGGCCTGTGAACAGCTCATCACAATGCTCGCTTCAGCAGGTATTACTCTCCGTCAATGGTCGTCAAACAGTCAAGCCGTTCTCGACACCATCCCGCCGGAGCTCCGAGAGACTAGCACACTCCGAGATCTGGACCACGACGCTTCTGTAACCACACTTGGTCTGCGATGGGAACCGTCAACCGACTTCCTACTATTCAAGCCACCGCACTGGGCTGAATTCCCGGTGTTAAGCAAACGAGCACTGGCGTCGCAGATCAGCAGTCTGTTCGACCCGCTAGGATTTGCATGCCCGACGATTGCGAAAGCGAAGATGAAGCTCCAAACCCTTTGGAGACTACAACTCGATTGGGATTCACCCGTACCAGACGGGTTCGCACGCGACTGGGAAGAATTCAAGCAGAAACTTTCCGGTTTCGATTTACTCCGAATCCCACGACACGTTCTTCGTCCCAACTATCGACGGCTGGAGCTTCATGGGTTCAGCGATGCTTCACAGCTGGGGTACGGAGCATGCGTGTATATCCGTTCGACCAACGGCCAGGAACACCACACAGTTCGCCTACTCGTTGCAAAATCCAAAGTCGCGCCAATCAACATTAAGACCATCCCTCGCTTAGAGCTGTGTGCAGCTCTCCTCCTATCGAAGCTACTGGGCCAAGTGCTGGAAAATTTTCGCTATGACGCTCAAATCGTTCTTTGGACGGATTCGACAATCGTCCTGAACTGGATCTCCGGACTCCCGCTCACGTGGGCTCCTTTCGTTGCCAACAGAGTGGCCGAAATTCAAGAGCTGACCAGTCAAGCGACCTGGAATCACGTACCGTCTCAAGACAATCCAGCAAACCTTATCTCGCGAGGAATGGACCTCGATGAGCTCACAGAAAGTGAACTGTGGTGGCATGGACCACAGTGGCTGAATTCCAACCAACATCAATGGCCAGCGAAATATGTTCCCAAGGCGAACATCGACGACGAAAGAAGACGAGTGGTTGCCCTACCGGCAATCGAAGAAGTTCACGAAGATCTGATCTTCCGATACTCCAGTCTGCGACATCTACTCCGCATCGGCTCTCTTCTCCGTCGGTTCTGTGAGAACTGTGTGCGCCGCAAACACAATCACCCTTTAGTGACTGGACCACTCTCTCCACAAGAAATCGACCGCACTCTTCTCGACCTTCTCCGTCGAGTTCAACGGCAACACTTCAAGGAAGAATACCGTCTGCTCAGCTCTGGTCGACCAGTCAGTCACCGGTCGAAACTTCGTTTTCTCAACCCGGAGATCGTGGATGGTATAATTCGAGTTGGCGGCCGGCTCCACAATGCTAGCATACCGGTTGACGAGAAGCACCCCATCGTTTTGCCGAATAAGCATCGCTTGACTGAGATGATCGCCAGAAGAGAACACGTCAAGACACTTCACGCCGGTCCTAGCTTGCTACTTTCGACACTACGTCAGCGATACTGGCCTCTTGGCGGCCGGAATCTAGTGCGCAGCATCGTCAACCATTGCATGACCTGCGCAAGAACGAAACCGAGGAACCTGGAGCAGTTGATGGGAAATTTACCCCGCGTTCGGGTTAACCAGGCGCACCCATTCGAGAATATTGGAGTAGATCTCGCTGGCCCAATCTACGTTCGCACTACACTACGGAACACTCGTAACCCATTCATCAAAGCGTACATCGTCGTGTACGTCTGTCTGGCAACCAAGGCAGTCCACCTAGATCTGGTCACAGATCTGACGAGCGAAGCGTTTATAGCCAGTCTTCGGCGATTCAGCGGACGGAGAGGAATTCCCGCTCATATCTACTGTGACAACGGGACCAACTTCGTTGGAGCACACAGGGAGCTGAAAGAGCTTCGAACACTTTTTGACTCGCAGCAGCATCAGGAGGCGGTAGCAAAGGCATGCGCGGATGATAGAAGTCACTTCCATTTCATTCCGCCACGTTCGCCGACATTCGGCGGCATTTGGGAAGCCTGCGTCAAGTCCGTGAAGCAACTGCTGCGCCGAATTCTTGGAAATGCTCACCTGACCGAAACAGAGCTACAAACCGCGCTGATCCAGATTGAGGCCCAACTGAATTCGCGTCCAATAACACCGTTGCCGGTCAGTCCATCTGATGAAATGGTCCTTACTCCCGGCCACTTTCTGATTGGGCGGCCACTGAACGCAGTCCCTGATCCGAATCTACAGAACGTTCCGGAAAACCGTTTGTCTCGCTGGCAACGTGTTCAGCAACTTACGCAGCACTTCTGGAACCGCTGGCACAGAGAGTATTTGTCAACACTTCAGAATCGGTATCGGTGGACCTCGGAAATGGACAATCTGGTCGTCGGTTCCATTGTCGCTCTGATGGATGAGCGATACCCGCCACAGAAATGGTTACTGGGCCGTATTCTCAGCGTTCACCCTGGCGCGGACGGCCTAGTCCGGGTAGCGACCGTCAAGACAGCTTCCGGAATCACTCAACGAGCCATCG contains the following coding sequences:
- the LOC134286608 gene encoding uncharacterized protein LOC134286608; the encoded protein is MAEELQKKKSNIIDSLALLERYVKEYEAEPKQVGLVEAWAKRLEKLYDQYHEIAVQLEMLSTEDHPIDLKQERMKVDGKYYALSAFCLSKLSKSSTSSASKQAPSGQSLRVKLPELNLPKFSGKLEDWCVFRDSFESAIGSRTDISAVEKLQYLKGVVQGEAARILDPIKISEQGYKDAWRTLRLRFENKRQLVKCHIKTLFDTPAMKRESAEELLALVDRFEQQLSVLKSLGEPADKWSSLLVYQLSIRLDQHTHREWESYCTKLDSENIASVLGGITNKTDDSTGEETTTMPSYVKMVNFLQNYARVLIAVSPATPPPPPPPRFKSKTSKPVAFPAAASTASSSSSSASASTVGKPTPPCEKCGQDHYLYHCPDFRKLNVSQRTDLVRQKHLCMNCLRSSSHFARNCSGQRCRVCSKKHHTLLHTTVDAQSSSGGQTSGYAQQGSQVPPQSSSQTQSASLASIQQQLPSTSTANQANVQSASGTPQYALVTHSKEVCPETVFLPTALVNIRDGRGRIKVARCLLDCASQRNFISGALCERLQLPRTRLPQAIAISGIGNTSASVEYQTTVTLMSRVAPFSLNSAMLVLPSITVKLPQSTVDTCHWSIPPHIDLADPTFAVSGNIDIILGAAHFFQILRYGRINLGDQLPLLQNTEFGWVISGECLLDGHDHANPRYCRFSNPCIIEELVNRFWQLEEVQDNRGWSPSERFCEEHFAQNTTRNTEGRYVVKLPKREELLMQLKDNRYNATRRFYSLERSLEANPEKKRMYHQFIEEYVRLHHMREIGPDEADDQPQYFLPHHAVMKLDSSTTKLRTVFDASCRSKSGLSLNDLLLPGPTIQDSLVKIIMRFRFHQFVVSADIEKMFRQILVHPSDQPLQRIVWRDDPDSPLKTFQLCTVTYGTNSAPFLSTRVLQKLADDEEAQFPLAAPFLRDDFYVDNLLSGSDDESSLAVACEQLITMLASAGITLRQWSSNSQAVLDTIPPELRETSTLRDLDHDASVTTLGLRWEPSTDFLLFKPPHWAEFPVLSKRALASQISSLFDPLGFACPTIAKAKMKLQTLWRLQLDWDSPVPDGFARDWEEFKQKLSGFDLLRIPRHVLRPNYRRLELHGFSDASQLGYGACVYIRSTNGQEHHTVRLLVAKSKVAPINIKTIPRLELCAALLLSKLLGQVLENFRYDAQIVLWTDSTIVLNWISGLPLTWAPFVANRVAEIQELTSQATWNHVPSQDNPANLISRGMDLDELTESELWWHGPQWLNSNQHQWPAKYVPKANIDDERRRVVALPAIEEVHEDLIFRYSSLRHLLRIGSLLRRFCENCVRRKHNHPLVTGPLSPQEIDRTLLDLLRRVQRQHFKEEYRLLSSGRPVSHRSKLRFLNPEIVDGIIRVGGRLHNASIPVDEKHPIVLPNKHRLTEMIARREHVKTLHAGPSLLLSTLRQRYWPLGGRNLVRSIVNHCMTCARTKPRNLEQLMGNLPRVRVNQAHPFENIGVDLAGPIYVRTTLRNTRNPFIKAYIVVYVCLATKAVHLDLVTDLTSEAFIASLRRFSGRRGIPAHIYCDNGTNFVGAHRELKELRTLFDSQQHQEAVAKACADDRSHFHFIPPRSPTFGGIWEACVKSVKQLLRRILGNAHLTETELQTALIQIEAQLNSRPITPLPVSPSDEMVLTPGHFLIGRPLNAVPDPNLQNVPENRLSRWQRVQQLTQHFWNRWHREYLSTLQNRYRWTSEMDNLVVGSIVALMDERYPPQKWLLGRILSVHPGADGLVRVATVKTASGITQRAIGKLCLLPVEIDPASVSSCPTQANNTVSPVEGTPGPSSGESSVFLEHL